atccaatgtccatagtcaggaaaccatgactatctgtcgatcaacgagctagtcaactagaggcttcctagggacacgttgtggtctatgtattcacacatgtattacgatttccggataacacaattatagcatgaacaataggcaattaccatgaacaaagaaatataataataaccatttattattgcctctagggcatatttctaacatgtACATTCCTATGATCCTAGAACCATTCGGACCAGGGAATCACCTAGGTGGAAAGAGCAATAGAAGAAGTTATGTATATGCTCTTTTGTCCAAAACATTTGTTGATTACCATAGAGCATGTTCAATTTGGTTAGAAAATCTTTGTTTAATTTTTACTTAGACAAACCATTATAGAAACCACACAATTACCCAACACACCAAACAGGTGCGAAAATTTTCTTACGCCCCCACTTTCTTTCTTCTACCAACATGTTATCGTTCTCTCTGCTCCCACACGTGAGTGTATTCATTGACCTCATTTTCCCCTCTTCTCTTCATATGCCACTCTCCCTTGCTTCCACGTGAAGGCCCCGATCTCCTTGCCAAGCACCCCTAACACTTAGGTTGCATTTGGTGGCATTGTAGATTCTCATAATCCCCTTTTTTTCTCAATCATAATTTTGTTGGACTCACTTTTGCCCATTTTATATTAACTTTTTCACAGTAGATTGGAAAATAAGCACATCACAACACAACTTAGCAACCAGAAACTAAATCTTAATGAGGCCACAACCAAACAACCATGGTGCCTGCCTACGTGCCCCCTATGGGAGACCCGATTGAAGGTGCGGTTGTATCTGCCCTTATTAGCCATGTTACACATAGCGTGTATACGCAATGCCATTCTAGGCAGGAAACATGCATTCATCACTGCAGTCCCCAAGAGCATCTCCGACATTTTGTATACTAGTTTGTGGATAAGAGTGTCAAACCAACCCACAACATATTTTACAGTGGGTTCAAGATCCTCTGCAAAACTATACAGTGTAGTATTGCAAGGTGCGCTACTGCAGAGGATTCCAAACCCTCACAGTTAATGTAGCAGAGTGCATCTTAAGTTGTCTTTTAAGTTTGACCGAATTCGTAGAAAAAATATGGATATTTACAATCTCACGTACAATCAAACATTTTAAGTCATCTTCTTTCTTGCTAAGGTAGAGCTGCATTTTTTTCACAAATGGTGGGTACAAAGTCACACACCCTGAAAGCCTGAAGCCACAGTCCAGAGAGACATCACAAGCCGCTCCACCAGGAAGTTGCGGACACAACAGAACCAAAAATGCTGTAAATCTGGCGAAGCCGGGTTGACTTATCTTGATCTCATTGTGCCTCGGCCCAAAGGAATCAGAACCGCAAAGCAAGATATATATTATTGCGTAGTTGCATTACAACTGTAGTTTCTTTCCCCCACAAAACCGATCTTTCTCCGTTTGCTTCACACGAATAGTTGTTCATACTAAATGTATATGGAAAAAAATGGACACAACTTAAACACCGGAACTATACAACGACGAATCATGCTTCAGCCATGACACAATCAATGGCTTGCTTGCAGATTCCAGTCATTGTGGCCTCTGGTCCATAGACCTGCAGTGAATCGTAGAGCAAAATCAGCTCGTCTGTCATGGGGATGGGAATGGCCAAACAATTTCTTGTGGAATATACTAAATCCACAGCTAACAGACTCCCAGATCAAGTTTGAAATGGAAGATATGAGTTCTGTGTTAAGAGAAGCTGAGGTCTTCATTTCTTAATAAAAATAGGGGCTGTTTGCCCGTTTTCACCTAAAAGAGCTTACCTCAATTGGAAGACCAAGCTCTGATCCTAGAGCACGCATTTTGGCGAGTCCAGTTTGGTAGTTTGGACCACCTCTGCGAACATAAATGTTCACCCTTGCAGCTTTTAATTTGGATTCCTGGCACCAGATTTGGAAGCAAAGTAATAAGATGGGTGAGGGTTTCAATGTAGACAGCTGAGTGGTTGGGAAATAGAACATCAATCCAACCAAATGGTCCAACTTACCTTCTCTCTTAAAGCCCGAATGATGCCACTGAATGTAGCAGCGACATCAGTGAAGTTTGCGATACCCCCTCCAATGAGAAGAGCTCTCTTCCGGCCATCAGGATCAGCAGTGGCACACTACACAGTTTCAGAATGATATTCAGAACAGAAAAGGTGAACATAATATGCAGAGCAAAGCTATAAGATTCCAGGTTCCTTACATCCAAAACCACTCTAGCATAATGCAAAACTTCCTCCTCTTTGGGAGCTCCACTGTACTCTGCATAATTCCCTAGCTCTGAAGCATATCCCAAATCTCCAACCTGGCAATCGGATATGTCATCCATCCTGATTAACATTAAAACCTAGCCACAGAAATATCTGGAAGAAAGTTAAGTTTACCGTGTCGGCATATATGACACTAGCACCACCACCTGCAACCATTGTCCAAATGCGACCTTTCGGGTTAAGAACTGTGAATTTCAGTGATGCGCTTGTCTGAAAGAATATAAAAAAATGTTACTTGCACGAATTTCCATTCAATATTAAATGAAGCATGCCATGTTAATCCAAATACGACGTAGACGCTACTACCTCCATTTCAAAATACATTGAACATGAGTTTGTCCTAAGTCAAATTTTTTAAAGTTTAACTAAGTTCATAGAGAAaagtatcaacatctacaatactgaatcaatatcattagatccaTCAAGAAATATATTTTTAACTTGTATTTATTTGGTATCACAGATGTTAATATTtaaatctataaatttggtcaagGTTTACAAGAATTGACTTGGGACAAAAATCATAAGCAatgtattttgaaatggaggggTAATCATTTATATGAAGTGGACTtagaaaaatgtaaattaaagaaATATGATACCTTCTCATCCAGTTCATGGATATAACTTTCTGATGGGCTCAGGACTCTTCCGAAAGGTAGAGGGAATTCAATGTCACCCCACCTGTAAATTGGAAAAAAAAAGGTCAGAATTATTAGTACAGGATAAAATAAGCACTCGGGGTCACTAAGCTAGACTTGAACCCTGAACCATACTTCTTAAAGTTCTTGAAAGCAGCTGTGTCATCCAGTTCACCTCTCATGTCGAGAGGGTATGGTTCACCATTTACCAGGGTGAATGGGTTCATCTCCATAAATGAGAAATCCAAGTCTGACAAAAGAATCAATAGTTATAACATGATTTCAATGGCAAAGCAGCAACTTCAATTTATATGCATATGCAAGTGCGAGCTACCTTGGAAAACAGAAAATGACCCTCTAATGAAATCGCCTATTTTCGTGCGGACCTGAAATTAAGACATAGATTGTGAATGATGGTTAATGCAGAACTAGATAACTATCAACAGCAGCCAAGAACTTCTTAAATATAAGGAACTAAAAACATTACAAATGGCATGATATAAGTAACATAGTAGAATGCAAAAGCTTACTTCCAAGGGAAGAGTGGCAATCAATGGAGCGCATGCATCAAGTGTCATTGGCTTCTCTGTTGGAAGAAAGATTGTCTTAACCTTGTCCCAGTTCTCCTCA
This window of the Triticum aestivum cultivar Chinese Spring chromosome 5D, IWGSC CS RefSeq v2.1, whole genome shotgun sequence genome carries:
- the LOC123119724 gene encoding ATP-citrate synthase alpha chain protein 3, translated to MARKKIREYDSKRLLKEHLKRLAGIDLQILSAQVTQSTDFTELSNQEPWLSSMKLVVKPDMLFGKRGKSGLVALNLDLAQVRQFVKERLGVEVEMGGCKAPITTFIVEPFVPHDQEYYLSIMSDRLGCTISFSECGGIEIEENWDKVKTIFLPTEKPMTLDACAPLIATLPLEVRTKIGDFIRGSFSVFQDLDFSFMEMNPFTLVNGEPYPLDMRGELDDTAAFKNFKKWGDIEFPLPFGRVLSPSESYIHELDEKTSASLKFTVLNPKGRIWTMVAGGGASVIYADTVGDLGYASELGNYAEYSGAPKEEEVLHYARVVLDCATADPDGRKRALLIGGGIANFTDVAATFSGIIRALREKESKLKAARVNIYVRRGGPNYQTGLAKMRALGSELGLPIEVYGPEATMTGICKQAIDCVMAEA